The window CCGATGGTCTTCACGGCCAGCGGGCCGGAGGCCGACGCGACCAGCTCCAGGATGGCGAAGGTCCGGTCGGTCGCGGCGGCCTTCGGCTTGGCCGCGTCGTCGGTGGTGGTGGTGTCGGGAGACTGCGTGCTGCGCGTTTTCAAGGTTCGCCTGCCCTGGCGGTTTCTGCGTCTCATTGAGTGAGACGTGACGCATATAGACCGGCCGCTTTGCGCAGGCAATAGGCAACGGGGGCTGGGCGTAGGGTGACAGCATTTGAAGTCCCCTCTCCCCCCTGGGGAGAGGGTTAGGGTGAGGGGGTTGTGCTTTTGCCGGGCCCACCACCAAGCACATCCCCCTCACCGGCCCTCCGGGCCACCCTCTCCCCAGGGGGGGAGAGGGTTATAGAGGCCAAACGCCCGATCCTTTCGCACACCGGCAGCCACGAAAAATGAATTTCTATGACATGCTCTTAGCATGAAAATTTTTTCTACAGCGAAGCGCCTTCTCAGCCAAAAAAGTAAAAAATTCTCATGTGAACCATGCGATATTGAGAATCACTACAGGGGCTTCGCGAAAATTGCCGAAGCGTGAGTCTAAAAAGAAAACCAACAAGTAAAAACCTAGCTGCTCTGGGTTTTTACGTAAGAAAGAGGGACTTCCGTTGTCGACTTCATTTCCTCCATGGCGAACATCGACGAGACATCCTGAAGCTCGATGCGCTCGATGAGCTTTCGATAGAAAGCGTCGTAGGCCTTGATGTCCGGAATGACCACCCGCAGCAGATAATCGATTTCGCCGCTCAAGCGGTAGAGATCGACAACCTCCGGTATGTCGGCCACCACGCGGCGGAACTCCTCCAGCCATTCCGCCGAGTGTTTGCTGGTTCGGACGGCCACGAAGACGGTCACGTCGACGTTCAGCTTGGCCCGGTCCAGCAACGCCACACGGCGGCGGA is drawn from Azospirillum brasilense and contains these coding sequences:
- a CDS encoding Lrp/AsnC family transcriptional regulator is translated as MDATDRKILAALQADATLSLADLGKQVGLSATPCWRRVQRLEQEGYVRRRVALLDRAKLNVDVTVFVAVRTSKHSAEWLEEFRRVVADIPEVVDLYRLSGEIDYLLRVVIPDIKAYDAFYRKLIERIELQDVSSMFAMEEMKSTTEVPLSYVKTQSS